A stretch of Acidimicrobiales bacterium DNA encodes these proteins:
- the prfB gene encoding peptide chain release factor 2 → MKDFSGDLAALARRLEEAESYLDLPGLRARIEALEPEMQRADLWDDADRARRVTTEHNRLAADLGMVEGLVGRLEDARTLFELAREEGDDSVEAEIADLIDGLSVDLDELEVRSLFTGEHDERDAVCEIHAGEGGTDAQDWANMMLRMYERWAERRGFDVELDEATEGQEAGILSATFIVRGRYAYGLLSGERGVHRLYRISPFDSQARRQTSYAAFDTVPFLEDLSDEVKIDEKDLRIDTYRSSGAGGQHVNVTDSAVRITHLPTGIVVSCQNERSQFQNKARAMQILAAKLAERQREERRRELEDISGPQGQVSRAGSFIRGYVLAPYQKVKDERSSYETGNVDAVLDGDLDAFMEAWLRFRRGMASPGAAG, encoded by the coding sequence GTGAAGGACTTCAGCGGGGACCTGGCCGCACTGGCGCGGCGGCTCGAGGAGGCCGAGAGCTATCTCGACCTGCCCGGCCTGCGGGCCCGCATCGAGGCCCTGGAGCCGGAGATGCAGCGGGCCGACCTGTGGGACGACGCCGACCGGGCCCGCCGGGTCACGACCGAGCACAACCGCCTGGCCGCCGACCTGGGCATGGTCGAGGGGCTGGTGGGCCGGCTCGAGGACGCCCGCACCCTCTTCGAGCTGGCACGCGAGGAGGGGGACGACTCGGTCGAGGCCGAGATCGCCGACCTCATCGACGGGTTGTCCGTCGACCTCGACGAGCTCGAGGTGCGCTCGCTGTTCACGGGGGAGCACGACGAGCGCGACGCCGTCTGCGAGATCCACGCCGGCGAGGGCGGCACCGACGCCCAGGACTGGGCCAACATGATGCTGCGGATGTACGAGCGCTGGGCCGAGCGCCGGGGCTTCGACGTCGAGCTGGACGAGGCCACCGAGGGCCAGGAGGCCGGGATCCTCTCGGCCACCTTCATCGTGCGGGGCCGCTACGCCTACGGGCTGCTGTCCGGCGAGCGCGGCGTGCACCGCCTGTACCGGATCTCCCCGTTCGACTCCCAGGCCCGCCGCCAGACCTCGTACGCCGCCTTCGACACCGTGCCCTTCCTCGAGGACCTGTCCGACGAGGTGAAGATCGACGAGAAGGACCTCCGCATCGACACCTACCGCTCGTCGGGCGCCGGCGGCCAGCACGTCAACGTGACCGACTCGGCGGTGCGCATCACCCACCTGCCGACGGGCATCGTGGTGTCCTGCCAGAACGAGCGCAGCCAGTTCCAGAACAAGGCCCGGGCCATGCAGATCCTGGCCGCCAAGCTGGCCGAACGGCAGCGCGAGGAGCGCCGGCGGGAGCTCGAGGACATCTCGGGCCCGCAGGGCCAGGTGTCACGCGCCGGCAGCTTCATCCGCGGCTACGTGCTGGCGCCGTACCAGAAGGTCAAGGACGAGCGCAGCAGCTACGAGACCGGGAACGTCGACGCCGTGCTCGACGGGGACCTCGACGCCTTCATGGAGGCCTGGCTCCGCTTCCGGCGGGGAATGGCGTCCCCGGGCGCCGCGGGCTGA
- a CDS encoding permease-like cell division protein FtsX — MSLDYMARETAGNLRRNLLMTGASILCVAVSLTIVGVALILKQGVANATIQWQGGVRIEVFMQPNASSGESNAVEHQLSQMSDGGGSSSGGGSVMSFVYFNQQKSYAEFKKIFADQPTMVQSVQPTDLPPSYRVVPRNASDVRAIATEFSSFPGVKYVQSAQKTVDTLLHVTGLLQTAMFVMAVALLVAALALILNSIRMAIFARRREVAVMKLVGATNWFIRVPFMLEGLIQGMLGAGLAFGGVFLFRGLVSSLVHHYGLQLFGSFVVSVGNAVGAGVFVVVVGSVVGALGSGLAVRSFLDV; from the coding sequence ATGTCGCTCGACTACATGGCGCGCGAGACCGCCGGGAATCTCCGGCGCAACCTGCTCATGACCGGGGCGTCGATCCTGTGCGTGGCGGTGTCGCTCACGATCGTCGGTGTGGCCCTGATCCTCAAGCAGGGCGTGGCCAACGCCACCATCCAGTGGCAGGGCGGGGTGCGCATCGAGGTCTTCATGCAGCCCAACGCCAGCTCCGGTGAGAGCAACGCCGTCGAGCACCAGCTCTCCCAGATGAGCGATGGCGGAGGCAGCTCGTCCGGCGGCGGGTCCGTGATGTCATTCGTGTACTTCAATCAGCAGAAGTCCTACGCCGAGTTCAAGAAGATCTTCGCCGACCAGCCCACCATGGTGCAGAGCGTGCAGCCGACCGACCTGCCGCCGTCGTACCGGGTCGTCCCCCGCAACGCGTCGGACGTGCGTGCCATCGCGACGGAGTTCTCGAGCTTCCCGGGCGTCAAGTACGTGCAGTCGGCCCAGAAGACCGTCGACACCCTGCTCCACGTCACCGGGCTCCTGCAGACGGCCATGTTCGTGATGGCCGTGGCCCTGCTCGTGGCGGCCCTGGCCCTCATCCTCAACAGCATCCGCATGGCGATCTTCGCCCGGCGCCGCGAGGTGGCGGTCATGAAGCTGGTGGGGGCCACCAACTGGTTCATCCGGGTGCCGTTCATGCTCGAGGGCCTGATCCAGGGCATGCTCGGCGCCGGCCTCGCCTTCGGCGGGGTCTTCCTGTTCCGGGGCCTGGTCTCGTCCCTCGTCCACCACTACGGGCTGCAGCTGTTCGGGTCCTTCGTGGTCTCGGTGGGCAACGCCGTGGGCGCCGGAGTGTTCGTCGTCGTGGTCGGCTCGGTCGTGGGCGCCCTCGGGTCGGGCCTGGCCGTCCGGTCCTTCCTGGACGTCTGA
- the ftsE gene encoding cell division ATP-binding protein FtsE: MIKLESVTKTYKGTTVALRDANVDIAKGEFVFLVGPSGSGKSTFLRLLLREDKPDQGRIWVAGKDICQLSPWKVPYLRRNIGCIFQDFRLLPNKSVYENVAFALEVIGRPRHVVASQVPQILDLVGLAKKTDNLPHELSGGEQQRVAIARAFVNRPLILLADEPTGNLDPNTTVGIMRLLDRINRTGTTVVMATHDVGIVDSMRRRVIELDRGTVVRDQARGVYGIAT; this comes from the coding sequence ATGATCAAGCTCGAGAGCGTCACCAAGACCTACAAGGGCACGACCGTGGCCCTGCGGGACGCCAACGTCGACATCGCCAAGGGAGAGTTCGTCTTCCTGGTGGGCCCCTCCGGGTCCGGCAAGTCGACGTTCCTGCGCCTGCTGCTGCGGGAGGACAAGCCCGACCAGGGCCGCATCTGGGTGGCGGGCAAGGACATCTGCCAGCTCTCGCCGTGGAAGGTGCCCTACCTCCGGCGCAACATCGGCTGCATCTTCCAGGACTTCCGGCTCCTCCCGAACAAGTCGGTTTACGAAAATGTGGCATTTGCCCTCGAGGTCATCGGCCGCCCCCGCCACGTGGTGGCCTCGCAGGTGCCCCAGATCCTCGACCTGGTGGGCCTGGCCAAGAAGACCGACAACCTGCCCCACGAGCTGTCCGGGGGCGAGCAGCAGCGGGTGGCCATAGCCCGGGCGTTCGTCAACCGGCCCCTCATCCTGCTGGCCGACGAGCCGACCGGGAACCTCGACCCCAACACGACGGTGGGCATCATGCGGCTGCTCGACCGGATCAACCGCACCGGCACGACGGTCGTGATGGCCACCCACGACGTGGGGATCGTGGACTCCATGCGGCGCCGGGTCATCGAGCTAGACCGCGGCACGGTCGTGCGCGACCAGGCCCGGGGCGTGTACGGGATCGCCACTTGA